Sequence from the Ancalomicrobiaceae bacterium S20 genome:
GATGAGCCGCTCGTTGCCGACCGCGAAGCCCATACGCCAGCCGGGCATGGAAAAGCTCTTCGACATCGAGGTGAACTCGACCGCGACGTCGATCGCGCCCGGCACCTGCAGCACCGAGGGCGGCGGATCATCGTCGAAATAGATCTCGGCATAGGCGAGATCGGAGAGCACGAACAGCTCGTGCTTCTTCGCGAAGGCGATCACGTCCTTGTAGAAATCGAGATCCGCCGTCACCGCGGTCGGGTTCGACGGATAGCAGAGGATGACCGCGAGCGGCTTCGGGATCGAATGGGCGACCGCGCGTTCCATCGCGTGGAAGAACGACGGGCCCGGCTCGATCGGCACCGAGCGGATCACACCGCCGACCATCAGGAAGCCGAAGGCGTGGATCGGGTAGCTCGGGTTCGGCGCCAGGATCACGTCGCCGGGGGCGGTGATCGCCTGCGCCATGTTGACGAAACCCTCCTTCGACCCGAGCGTCGCGACGATCTGGGTGTCCGGGTTGAGCTTCACGCCGAAGCGGCGGGCGTAATAGGTCGCCTGGGCACGGCGCAGGCCCGGAATGCCCTTGGAGGCCGAATAGCGGTTCGTGCGCGGCTTGCCGATCGTCTCGATCAGCTTCTCCTCGATGAAACGCGGCGTCGGCAGGTCCGGGTTGCCCATGCCGAGATCGATGATGTCGGCGCCGTTCGCTCGAGCCTGTGCCTTCAGACGATTGACCTGCTCGAACACGTACGGCGGCAGCCGTCGGATCTTGTGGAACTCGTCCATGGCGTCGGCCCTTCCCTTGGCTCTCTCTTCTCGGGATCCGCCGCTCTCCTCACGGGAGGAACGGTGTCGATCGGACCCCCGGCTGGCATGCGGCGATTCGAACCGTCCGATCTTTTCGGACGGGGCGTCGCTTGTAACAGATCGATGTCGCCTTCGCGACCGCGACAACGTCGCGGCCAACGAAAGTCCTACCGCGTCATGGCGGAAACGCGGCGGCGCGCCGCGCCTCCCTCATCGCCCACCGGCATCCGCTCACTTCGCCGGCGCGGCACGGTCGATCTCGTCGACCGCCTTGCGATTCTGCGCCCGGAGCTTCTCCAGTTCGCCGACCGCGGATTTCGCCTTGCCGCCGCGCCCTTGAGCCTGCGCGCGGGCACCAGCGGAGCGCAGCGACTTCTCGAGCTTCTGCTGGCCCTCGGCATCGCGCGGACGCGCGGCGTCGAAGCGGGCGGTGTCGACGCTCACGTTCGGGTAGCCGTCCGGCGTGGTCGCCGGCACGGCGGCGCGGGGCGCCGGTGCGGCGACCGGCGTCGTGCCGGTCCCGGAAATGTCGTTCGCACACGCCGTCAGCGTGAGTACGAGGGTCGACACGACCGGAACGAGCCCCCATCTTGGCGGGCGAGCCGGGGCGGCGCGGCGTGCGCGGAGGAAACTCAGCGTTGCCCTATCGTCACGGAACTGCAAGGATTCCTCCCCAATTGACGGGCGCGATGATAGCTGACCGCTCCAGCTTGTCACTCGACCTCGATACGCGTCAGATAGGGTTCCGGTGCCCGGACACGCGAACAACAAAGCCGGACGAGGGAACGCAGACCCATGGCTGAGCAAGGCGAGAGCCCGCTCCTCAAGTATATCGTGAAGAACCCGGAAGCCTTCGCGAACAATCTGGCCCGGGTGGTCGAGCAGGCCGGCAAGGCCGCCGCCGCCTATCTGAAGCCGCGCGAAGAGGGCTCCAACAAAGGGGAATTCGCCGAGGACATAGCCAACGTGGTCAAGACATTCGCCCATGTCGGCGAATACTGGCTGTCTGACCCAGGCCGCGCCCTCGAAGCGCAGACCAAACTCTTCACGGGCTACATCGACCTGTGGAGCACGATGGTCAAGCGCATGTCGGGCGAGGAGGCGCAAGCCGTCGCGGAGCCCGACCCGCGCGACAAGCGCTTTCAGGATCCGGAGTGGCGGGAGAACCAGTTCTTCGACTTCCTGAAGCAAATGTACCTGATCACCTCGCGCTGGGCCGAGGATCTGGTCGAGCGCGCCGAGGGGCTCGACGATCACACGCGCCACAAGGCGGATTTCTACGTCCGGCAGCTCGCGGCAGCGGTCGCGCCGTCGAACTTCCTGCTGACCAATCCCGAGCTGCTGCGCGAGACGATGGAATCGAACGGCGAGAATCTCGTGCGCGGCATGCGCATGCTCGCCGAGGACATCGCGGCCGGCGGCGGCGACCTGAAGATCCGGCAGGCGAGCCCCGGCACGTTCAAGGTCGGAGAGAACCTCGCCACCACGCCGGGCAAGGTCATCCACCGCAATGATGTCTGCGAGATCATCCAGTACACGCCGGTGACCGAGACGGTGCTGAAGCGGCCGCTGCTGATCGTGCCGCCCTGGATCAACAAGTTCTACATTCTCGACCTCAATCC
This genomic interval carries:
- a CDS encoding LL-diaminopimelate aminotransferase; the protein is MDEFHKIRRLPPYVFEQVNRLKAQARANGADIIDLGMGNPDLPTPRFIEEKLIETIGKPRTNRYSASKGIPGLRRAQATYYARRFGVKLNPDTQIVATLGSKEGFVNMAQAITAPGDVILAPNPSYPIHAFGFLMVGGVIRSVPIEPGPSFFHAMERAVAHSIPKPLAVILCYPSNPTAVTADLDFYKDVIAFAKKHELFVLSDLAYAEIYFDDDPPPSVLQVPGAIDVAVEFTSMSKSFSMPGWRMGFAVGNERLIAALGRVKSYLDYGAYTPIQVATAHALNSGDECIKEIREVYKKRRDVMVESFEKAGFPVPAPKASMFAWVPIPEKFRHLGSLEFSKLLIEKADVAVAPGVGFGENGDEFVRIALVENEQRIRQAARNIRRFFDGAEKTLHNVIPISAAG